One genomic region from Cryptococcus neoformans var. grubii H99 chromosome 10, complete sequence encodes:
- a CDS encoding tRNA (uracil-5-)-methyltransferase, whose amino-acid sequence MLKSLIPRRLISTVTRIRTFTMTTSPIRSPPAKRLKQELPADFTHVTEAPVNALFAEPSKPQQQPKKQTKRDKRKGRKPLPEPFSPADVMWHDVRDFLGSNYVDELLAKKDGSEWEAPSELGSFAVVELTAGAFTVSGESLSLFQSGDKKWAIITPFAHPGDRIRAKIYKHDRLHCLADLVEILEYSDTYRGGEGDRRVNPDAGCKYFGECGGCQLQPVPYHLQLQHKLRTVQLAYERFSTLPSSLVPTILPTIGSPKQWGYRTKITPHFDAPPKWAKEKLAKLQAEAASTGEEEALNAENEAREGWECRVGFERKGKPGVMDIEECPIATPVLNTQLTLSRAQVKSSIMSYKKGATILLRDALPEPKPLPTAENPWNVQEAGEEEHVAVTDHKAQVYERVGPWLFTFTAGSFFQNNNSILIPLTTYVQEAIFPSNPNPHNTRPTHLVDTYCGSGLFGITLSPSFTAVAGVEISSLSIEAARRNAEMNGLKDKTTWLCGKAEDIFGGLAEQGFAGGHSCVVVDPPRKGCDTPFLDQLLNFRPLTIVYVSCNVHTQARDVGYLVHESNKRGQASEGKGEDVKEWKYTVESLRGFDLFPQTAHVESVAVLRLEEQ is encoded by the exons ATGTTGAAAAGTCTTATCCCAAGGCGTCTCATATCCACAGTAACTCGTATTAGAACATTCACAATGACCACCAGCCCCATCCGCTCTCCTCCCGCAAAGCGTCTCAAACAGGAACTGCCTGCAGACTTTACACACGTCACAGAGGCTCCCGTCAATGCTCTCTTTGCAGAACCGTCAAAGCCTCAGCAACAGCCCAAGAAACAGACAAAGAGAGACAAgcgaaagggaaggaagccCTTGCCTGAACCATTCTCTCCGGCAGATGTCATGTGGCATGATGTCCGTGATTTCCTCGGATCTAACTATGTCGACGAGTTGTTGGCtaagaaggatgggagtGAATGGGAGGCGCCGAGCGAGTTGGGTAGTTTTGCGGTTGTCGAGTTGACTGCCGGTGCTTTTACTGTTTCGG GCGAATCTCTGTCGTTATTCCAATCCGGCGATAAGAAATGGGCCATCATCACCCCCTTTGCCCACCCTGGCGACCGTATCCGTGCCAAAATCTACAAACATGACCGTCTCCATTGCCTCGCAGACCTCGTCGAAATCCTGGAATACAGCGATACTTACCGAGGCGGTGAAGGCGACAGGCGGGTCAACCCGGATGCGGGTTGCAAGTACTTTGGAGAATGCGGCGGATGTCAACTTCAACCTGTACCTTATCACCTCCAACTCCAACATAAACTACGCACCGTCCAACTTGCATATGAACGATTCTCCACTTTACCATCTTCTCTAGTACCTACCATCTTACCCACCATCGGTTCCCCTAAACAGTGGGGATACCGTACCAAAATTACCCCACATTTTGATGCCCCTCCTAAATgggcaaaggaaaagctCGCCAAGCTTCAGGCGGAAGCAGCCTCTactggggaagaagaagcgctCAACGCGGAGAATGAGGCaagggaaggatgggagtGCAGAGTCGGGTTTGAACGTAAAGGTAAACCCGGTGTGATGGATATCGAAGAATGTCCTATCGCCACGCCCGTACTTAATACCCAACTCACCCTCTCTCGTGCCCAAGTCAAATCTAGCATCATGTCCTACAAAAAGGGCGCCACCATCCTCTTACGTGATGCCCTTCCCGAACCTAAGCCTTTGCCCACAGCGGAGAACCCGTGGAACGTACAAGAAGCGGGCGAGGAGGAACATGTAGCAGTGACGGATCACAAGGCGCAAGTGTATGAACGCGTAGGACCATGGTTGTTCACCTTCACAGCGGGGAGTTTCTTCCAGAACAATAACTCAATTCTCATCCCACTCACTACATACGTCCAAGAAgccatcttcccctccaATCCCAACCCCCACAACACCCGCCCGACTCACCTCGTAGACACTTACTGCGGCTCCGGTTTATTCGGCATCACCCTCTCCCCATCATTCACCGCGGTCGCTGGGGTGGAGATTTCCTCGCTCAGTATAGAAGCAGCGAGGAGAAATGCGGAGATGAATGGGTTAAAGGATAAGACGACGTGGTTGTGTGGGAAAGCGGAGGATATATTTGGAGGGTTGGCCGAGCAGGGTTTTGCGGGAGGACATTCTTGTGTCGTCGTTGAC CCTCCAAGGAAAGGCTGCGACACTCCCTTCCTCGATCAACTCCTCAACTTCCGACCCCTCACTATCGTCTATGTCTCGTGCAACGTACACACCCAAGCGAGGGATGTGGGTTACCTCGTCCATGAAAGTAACAAGCGTGGACAAGCTagtgaaggaaaaggagaagatgtgaAAGAGTGGAAATATACAGTAGAGAGTTTAAGGGGTTTTGACCTTTTCCCGCAGACAGCACATGTGGAAAGTGTAGCTGTGCTGAGGCTTGAGGAGCAATAA